The following nucleotide sequence is from Candidatus Stygibacter australis.
AGTTAATGACGGGCAGTTTTCAGCCAGTTACCAAAGGTTTGTGCAACAGGATGATGGAATAATTTTGATCGATTATCAGAACAGTGAGTTAGAATTTCCCATAGATGAATATTTTGATGTTCATCATTTGAACAAATGGGGAGCAGACAGATTAAGTGAAGATCTGGGAATTAAAATAGCAGGAATGGCAAAGCAGGATTAATAAAGATTTGACAAGTTGTTAGAGAAATGGAAAATTTTCTCAAAGGGAGATTAATAATAAAAGGGATAAAAATAAATAAATGTTATTTAATTCGATAAAGTTTTTAATATTTTTTCCAGTCGTAGTAATACTATATTTTTTAATACCCCCTAAATACAGGTGGGTATTACTATTAATAGCAAGTTATTACTTTTACATGTGCTGGCGAGTGGAATATATAATACTAATAATTTTATCAACTTTGATAGATTATATGGCAGGAATCAAAATCGAGGATGCCAGTGATGAGAAGATAAAAAAAAGATATCTGATATTGAGCCTGTGTGTCAATCTTGGATTACTCTTCTTTTTTAAATATTTTAATTTCTTCGGAAATTCATTAAATAATCTATTTAGCAGTATCAATCTGAGTGCAACAGTACCGGAGTTGAAAGTGCTATTACCGATTGGAATCTCCTTTTACACTTTTCAGACCTTGAGTTACACGATAGACGTGTATAAGGGCAGGAAAAGTGCTGAAAGACATTTAGGGATATTTGCAGTATATGTATCCTTTTTCCCGCAGTTAGTAGCAGGACCAATCGAGCGGTCAACGCATCTGATGCCTCAATTCAAGGAAGTGCACGAATTTAAATACCGTAATGTGAGTGACGGCTTGAAGCTAATGTTATGGGGTTTTTTTAAGAAGCTGGTGATAGCAGACCGGGCAGCAATACTGGTGAATACGATATATAATAATCCAGAGAATTATCATGGTTTTCCTTTATGGGTAGCCACATATCTTTTTGCCTTTCAGATATTTTGTGATTTTTCTGCTTATTCAGACATCGCCAGGGGTTCTGCCCAGGTAATGGGTTTTGATATTATGCTGAACTTCCGCAGACCTTATTTTGCCCATAATATCGGAGAATTCTGGCATAACTGGCATATTTCTCTATCCACATGGTTCAGGGATTATGTCTATATTCCCTTAGGTGGCAACCGAGTGAGTAAGATGAGATATTATTTCAATATCATAGCAGTTTTTTTAACGAGTGGGTTATGGCATGGGGCGAACTGGACTTTTGTATTCTGGGGTGGATTGCACGGTATTTATCATATTATTACCCATTTA
It contains:
- a CDS encoding MBOAT family O-acyltransferase; translated protein: MCWRVEYIILIILSTLIDYMAGIKIEDASDEKIKKRYLILSLCVNLGLLFFFKYFNFFGNSLNNLFSSINLSATVPELKVLLPIGISFYTFQTLSYTIDVYKGRKSAERHLGIFAVYVSFFPQLVAGPIERSTHLMPQFKEVHEFKYRNVSDGLKLMLWGFFKKLVIADRAAILVNTIYNNPENYHGFPLWVATYLFAFQIFCDFSAYSDIARGSAQVMGFDIMLNFRRPYFAHNIGEFWHNWHISLSTWFRDYVYIPLGGNRVSKMRYYFNIIAVFLTSGLWHGANWTFVFWGGLHGIYHIITHLFIGLPFQWLKDLHQRKIVRLLEIIFTFHIVCFAWIFFRANSLKDAFYVVSHLFKGLKLEFSNTWGLTTVNMAMMVIALVIMTSMQLLQRKVSIRAYVSNYPLMIRYLVYFGLIFLILTMGLFTNDEFIYFQF